A single Acidaminococcus sp. DNA region contains:
- a CDS encoding ABC transporter substrate-binding protein has translation MRNGKALSVMALLFAFMTAASGCGGKSGSSDTIKLGGNLEMTGGSASYGISSKNAIELAMKQINDKGGVNGKKLSLVVADNKSEATEATNAMQKLISQDRVVGVIGPNLSSAVIASTAVSGAAKTADITPMGTNPKVTVDDQGKVKPYNFRACFIDPFQGTVMARFAFDTLKVRKAAIMIDNSSDYAKGLAQFFKQEFEKAGGQVVGEEMYLQKDTDFKAALTKLKAENPDFLYIPGYYQEVGMIVKQAKELGFNVPMAGGDGWDSAKLAEIALPDNLNNCYFSSLYSPDDDSKLNKEFVAAYQKEYNAKPDVFAALAYDSTLLFAKAMEDAKSTDPVKIAEALAKVDGFTGVSGPVKFDASHNPIKSAVIIELKDGKQTFRTKVEP, from the coding sequence ATGCGTAATGGAAAAGCTTTATCTGTGATGGCTTTGCTTTTTGCTTTCATGACAGCGGCCAGCGGCTGTGGCGGTAAGTCAGGAAGCAGCGATACCATTAAACTCGGCGGCAACCTGGAAATGACAGGCGGCAGCGCCAGCTATGGGATTTCGTCGAAGAATGCCATTGAACTTGCCATGAAACAAATCAATGACAAGGGCGGCGTAAATGGAAAGAAACTTTCTCTGGTCGTCGCGGATAACAAGTCTGAAGCAACAGAAGCTACCAACGCGATGCAGAAGCTGATTTCTCAGGACCGGGTTGTCGGTGTCATCGGACCGAACCTTTCCAGTGCGGTTATCGCTTCTACCGCGGTCAGCGGAGCTGCCAAGACTGCCGATATCACTCCCATGGGGACCAACCCGAAAGTAACTGTTGATGATCAGGGCAAAGTGAAGCCGTATAACTTCCGTGCCTGCTTCATTGACCCGTTCCAGGGAACAGTTATGGCCCGGTTCGCTTTTGATACTTTGAAAGTCAGAAAGGCAGCTATCATGATTGATAACTCTTCTGACTATGCAAAGGGGCTGGCCCAATTCTTTAAGCAGGAATTTGAAAAGGCTGGCGGTCAGGTGGTCGGTGAAGAAATGTATCTGCAGAAAGATACAGATTTTAAAGCTGCATTGACCAAATTGAAGGCCGAAAATCCCGATTTCCTTTATATCCCCGGTTATTACCAGGAAGTCGGCATGATTGTTAAGCAGGCGAAGGAACTTGGTTTTAATGTTCCGATGGCTGGCGGCGACGGCTGGGATTCGGCAAAGCTTGCGGAAATTGCACTGCCGGATAACCTCAATAACTGCTATTTCTCCAGTCTCTATTCACCTGATGATGATTCCAAACTGAATAAAGAATTTGTAGCAGCATACCAGAAAGAATACAATGCAAAACCGGATGTGTTTGCAGCACTCGCTTACGATTCCACTCTTCTTTTTGCCAAGGCAATGGAAGACGCAAAATCTACGGATCCTGTCAAGATTGCGGAAGCATTGGCTAAGGTTGACGGGTTTACCGGTGTTTCCGGTCCTGTGAAGTTCGATGCCTCTCATAACCCGATTAAGTCGGCAGTTATCATCGAATTGAAGGATGGTAAGCAGACCTTCCGTACGAAGGTAGAACCTTGA